A segment of the Candidatus Protochlamydia naegleriophila genome:
AAGAGGCCCCTTAAGGTTCTAATAGACTCGGATTCCATTGCATTTCCACTGTTGAATAAAACTTGGGCCAATAGGCGCAGCCCATTTCTATCTTGACGTTCGACACAGTCTCTTAGAATTTGAGTAACTTGTTGAGAAGACATTTTTTTAGGACTGAAGTGGGAAATAATTCCTTTCTCTCCAGCTTTTAGCGCATCCATGAGTTTTTTTGTGATGATGTGTTTTCCACCGGAATTGACAGACTGGTCTTCATGAGGAGGCATGGGTAAAAAGCTTTCGATTTCTTCTTGACTATAGTTTTTTTTTACAAGCTTGTAATCTGATACAACCCTTGAGTTAACGCTGCTAGAGCTAACGGTCCCATTTTCACTGGCATATGTGCGGTGATCAATCGCCTTGTTATGCTCTTTGATGGTTTGAGAGAGACTGCCTCTGGAATGTGAAACGTGCCCTAAAAGATGCGAGGTTGGAAGCGGGTTTTGTTGCTCAGCATTGTGAAATTGCGAGGCTTTGACTGTGGCAATGGGCGCCTCTTTGCCTTGTTTGAGTTTTTGAACAAGAGAATGAATAGTAGCTGTACTCAGACCGCTTTCTATCATTTTATTTCTAAGAATTTTTTTATTCACAACGTAGCATTTTCCCGCTGCATCAGTAATTTTTATGCCAATATTAAAAAATCTAGTAATCAAGGCTGCTATGCCCTTATAACTGGTTACTTCTTTTAGTTGGACATTGTTTCCTTCTAGCTCAAAGGATAGATTTAATTTATTTGAAAATACGCCCTGACTGCGATCCCCTGTAAAATTAATATTCTCCATAATAATAAATCCGAATTAGTGTTTCTTTATATATAATTTTACAACATTGTTTTTTAATATAATAGATGAAATAATTTTAGATTGAATTAGTAAATAGAGTGTAAAGCTGAAACTGAGCGGATTTAGATGAAAGGGCAAAGACAGGGAGGGATGAATAGATGCATATCATTCTCTCCTCGTTTCTGCGTTAAACTTCAAATGCTTAATTGTTATTAGCTTATGAAGGATCGCTTTACCCTATTCGTGTAGGATTGTTTTTAATGTTGTTAAAAGCTCGGATGGAATGGGGATTTTTTGCTGTTTAAGGCGATCACAAAAAACGTGAACCATTTTGACTGTACAGCAATGGCGCTCGTTTTGAAAGAAATCATAATGAGTGCAAAATGAGCTTGTGCGCAGCTCTTCGATCCTTAGCCGAATTTGGCATGCTTGTCCGGCCAAGAGGGGGGCAAAGTAGCTTGCTTGCGTATTTTTAATGGGAACGATCCGTTCAGGATGGTGAAACCAGTGTTGCCATGGACAGTGCAGGGCTTCAACCACAAAGGCTTCAAACGTTTGATGAGCCAATGTAAAGGCATGTCCAAAAAAGGCAATCCCAGCAGCATCCACATAGTGAAAAGGGATGAAAACGTCTTGTTGGAAGGCTTGGCTCATGCTTTGAAAGTCGTTAATGGGTTTTCATGGGCTTATAGCCGGTAATAATTGTTGCGATCCCACCAGCTAAAGCATAGCGCCCTGTTTTTGAAAAGCCAGCTTCTCTCACAAGATCTTCGAGTCCGTCTGGCGAAACAAACGTATGAATGCTTTGGCGCAAATATTGATAGGCATCTTCATTTGCTGTCAGCCACTTTCCTAAAAGGGGAAGAAGGGTGCGCAAATAGACTTGATGGCCTAGATGAAGCAGCTTATTTTGAGGTCTTGTGAGTTCCAAAATGCCTAAGCAGCCGCCTGGTTTTAAGACCCTAAAGACTTCTTGAAGGCATTGAAGCGGATGATGGACATTGCGAATTCCGTAGGCCATTGTGGCGCAATCGATTGTCTGGTTGGAAAAGGGAAGGCGCTGAACATCAGCCTGTACGTAATCGATTGAGTGGGAGGCGTGATCGAATACCTCTGCTTTAGCCTTGGCGCAAGCAAGCATTTCTGACGAAAAATCTACTAAATAGGCCTGGCAGGGTGCAGACGTTTGGCGAAGATAAGCAAAAGCGATATCGCCTGTTCCAGCGCAAAGATCCAACAGCGAGTGAGAAGTTTGCTGCGATTGGACACGTTTGACGAGTTCATTATTCCATCTTTTGTGAAGATAAAAAGAAAGAACAGCGTTAGTGCGGTCATAACGTTTAGCTATGCTATTGAACATCGCTTGGATGGTCTGAGGTCGATTTTTATTGTACGTAGGCATGTTATTCGGCTCTAGTTATAATCTGCGCTGCTATCTTAAGGCTAAGAGAAGCTCAGAGCGTGTTTACAAAATCCGATCGATTTATAGCAGCAAAGCTGCTTGATCATATTTTGTAAACACCCTCTCAGATTGGAATCTATTCGTCAATGGAAACACAAACAAAAAAGCACTTAAGGCTTTTGCGGGTGATCGGCTTCCTCGCTCTCTTCTTCGCTTAAATCATCCTCTTTTTGTAGAGTGCCTTTCTCGTTCGGATTCGAACAAAGATCGCATGATTGCCTAGGTCCACAGCTGTCATCACGTTTTTGATGAGGATCGCGCCCGCAAGCGCCTCTTTCAATTTTGGTCTTTCCCGTAATTAACCATCCGATGGCTAAACAAGCGATGGCAATGACAATAACGACGAATGCAATCACCAAAGTTAGGAATAAATTAGACACATTTTTCTCCTTTTTAATTTGAAGCAAAGATAGCAAAGTATGGGAAAGTCTGCAATGTCGATTGCGACTGTCTATAAGAAATTTTTGTGTGTGGAAACTCTCTAAGAAGGGGGCCGGAATGGACCGCTTAGGGCAATTAAGGTTTTAATCGGCCGGTTTTAGCTTGCCAGGATAAATCAAAAAAAATATTTATAGATCTGCGAGATTTTCGGTGGCAATCAGAGACGCCACTGAATGCCGGCCTACAACAACTTTTTAGGAGAAACTTATGAAATGGCGGTATCTGCTATGGACTGCTTTAATCAACCTATTCACAATCATCCAGGTTAATAGTATTTTAGCTGATAATGTACAAGTATCTAACGCGCAACAAAATGTGGATTCACAAGCGCAAACAATGCTCAATCAGGCGCTTAACTTTGCAAGGGGGCATCGGGAATTTAAAGATGTGTTTTTTAAAGAGCACGAGCAAGAGTTTGTCCGGTTGGTGGAGGAGGGGCAAGATCCCCATACTCTTTTTATTGGCTGCAGCGATTCACGCATGGTCCCAGATTTAATTTTAGGAACGCGTCCTGGCGACTTATTCGTCGTTCGCACGGCGGGAAATTTTGTTCCTCCTTACGATGAAAAGGGGGACGATGGGGTCTCTGCGACTATTCAGTATGCTTTAGAGGTCTTAAATGTGAAGCACATTATCGTGTGCGGCCATTCGCATTGCGGGGCGATTAAAGGGCTCTTTCAAACAATAGACCCCACGACGCTTGGGATATTAAAGCGCTGGCTTCAATTTGGCGAAGAAGCGAAGCAAATGGCACTGAAGGTGGCCAAACCAGGCACCCCGGAAAAAGATTTATACAGCATTGCAGAACAGATTTCTGTGATCTATCAGCTCGAACATATTCTGACTTTCCCTGGCGTTAAAAAAAGAGTTGATGACGGTTCGCTCGTTTTACACGGATGGTATTATAAAATTGAAACGGGTGAAGTGACTTATTATGATCCGGAGGCGTATCAATTTAAGCCTTTGAGCAATTTGAAGCGCCAAAAACAAGCAGCCTCGCTGTCTCAGGCAAGAAAATAGTAAGGAAAGAGTGATAGCGACGTGTCTCTATCACTCTTTTTAGACGTTTTAATTGCTATTCATCGTCTTCATCGAAGTCGTCGAAATCGTCCTCATCCTCATCGAAATCATCTTCAATGAGAACCTTTTTAGGTGCAATTTTTGGCACACTACGCTTGCTTTGGCTCTTGGGAAGCGAGGATAAAGGAATATAATCGACCCAGATAGGCGAGCTCCAGGCAATGTGACCATCTTCTTGTGTGACTCGCAAGTAGTAATAGACAAAAGGCGGTTTTTTATCCTTAGCGTCGATGCAGACTTTTTCTAGAGGGGTCAAATCGTCGTAGGTGAACTCGAAATGGTATTGATCGGGTTCATACAATTTGAGTACCTTGCCATTGCGGATGATTTCAACCGTTTTCAGTTTGGTTGTCCCTGCCACGTAGCCGGATAGATGGCGATTGACTGCCAAGCCAGGCTTCTCGGCCGTGCTGATTTCTTTTCCCATGCTGACGCCAGCCAAATAAAGGCCGACAATCATCCGCTCGCCAGTTGTTGCATAGCAAGAACGCTGATAAAGCGCTTCTGCCAATGCTTCTCGTGAATGGGTTGGGGCAATGATGGCCGTTAGACCAGGAGAGTACTGTTCTTGCTCGCTTTCATATAGATCGGCATAAATGCCTCTGTCATCTAATCCTCCAGCTACAAATCCAAAGCGGCAGTTGCGCTGCAGAGCCTTTTGAATGGATCCTTCGGTAGTCTCTTGGACGCCAGACGAGCCGCTTGAAGCGATAGGGCGCGTATTGCCTTCTTTTTTGGTCATCTCCGATGATCCCCAGGCGTTGTAAATTTCTACCACACGCTCGTAATCGGGATCAAAGTTCTCAAAATTATACTCAAAGCCTTTTCCCATCGTAAAAGAAGGAATAGAAATCAATTCTTTCGGAGAATAGCTCTTGTGGATTTTCTTAAGCGTATTGCTCTTTAAATCTTTCTTACGCAGCAAAGGCTTGTTTTCTTTTGCATAGACAAACACTCTTGTGCCTTCGGATTTGCTTTCCCCTGACCATTGGAAGCCTAAAAATGTCGTAAATCGTTCATCTTCGTCGAAATCAGAGATGTTTTGGGTCATCATTTTCCAGGCGTCGTTAGAGGTCTCTTCCTGGCTTTCGAATGGAGAAACTGCATAGTAATTGAAGGCCTTGTCATCACGGAAGTGGCGCATGCAGCTTTCAATATTTTCTGTCGAGTCAAAGCGATCAGACTCACCATGCAATAGCCCCCAAAATAGATGGCGATTGTTTTCTGAAAAGCATCTGATTGGAGAAGAGCGGAAGATTTGCTTGGTGTGGCTATTCAAAAGTTGAATCGTGTAAACACCAGCTTCATTGAAATAAAGGTTGGGGAGGGCAATAAAACCCGTTTCTGGAACAAATAGTTTCCAGTTGAGATTTTCACGGAGATGCTCGTGCGATAATTCGATCAGAGTGTCTTCTGGAGCATTATTCGTCAAATTGCCAAATTCATCTTCAAAGCGCACGACAACGTCAAAGCGCTTATTCTTGGCTACAAAAGAGGGAGTTAGAATGCGAATGTTGGCAAGTTCTCCTCCACGGATGTCCATCGAAAACATTTCAGGGTCGTCGTAGTGCCCTTTCCCTGTTGGATCAACGTAGAGAAGAAAGGGTTTTCTGCGCTGAGCCGTTGTTTGGGTGCGGATTGTAGCATTTTTTTTGCCCTGCTCTCCTTCTTTCGCTCCCAGGATGATGCTCAGATGCTCGCCAGCTTCGAGCGCATTTGGAAGAGTGAATTCGTAGAGAGGAGTAAAGCTGTCTGGAACTTCAACTTCATTGGCTTGCAGCACTTTGCCATTTTCCATTATGGCGTAAATGACCCCTCCAGGCTTTTTTAAATTCACACTTGGAATCTGCCAGTCGATTTCTCTACCCTTTGATTGTAAGTCGAATTTGATTCGAGCTCCTTTGGGTAAGGTGACAGAGGGGGTGTAAATAAATTTCCACGTTCTAGCTTCACCAGCTGATGCAAAAGTGGGATCACAATAACAGATAGATCGACGCATGTGAGACAGACTCCCTTTAGATCTTGAATTGAGGATATATTGCCCTATAAGCGTTTGTTTTTCAAGAGAAGAGAAAATTATCCATGTTGATCGAGTTAGAAATGATAGAGAATGTTTAAATGGGCCATTTATTTATCAATCTTTATTTAATCTTAATTTTTCTAATTAATTAATAATACAAAAGTCTTTTTGTAATAAAAATTGTAAAAAAAATGCGTGATTGTGTAAAATCACTGTATTTTATGAAGTGAGTCGCTGAAGAAGGCTTGAATGTTGAGGGTAAAAAGAAGTTCGCTTTTCAGCTTTAGTTTAATAATAAAAAGAAATGGGATTTATGACTATACGATTTTATGATCACGATGAAGTGACTTATACGCAGCATTTTGCCGCTCGAAACCCGAATAAGGAAGTTAAAGAGAAAGAGCACAATGGCCGCATCTATCGGAAGTTGGGAACGACGCAAGAAGCGCGTTCCATTCTGTGGAGCATTGGGCAAGTCTTTAAAGGTATTTCTTGCGGTGTTATTGCTGTGATGACTTTACCCTTGTCGCTTTGTTGCAGACCCTCTAATTCGCATTCATGCTTTAAGGCTTTTCTTAAGTCTATAGAGCAGGCTTGGAGAAGAGAAGAGACTGTCAATGTGTATGTGTTAAGAGCTTTTGGGCGGCAACCTTTTTTTCAAGAATTAGCTGAGCGGGAGAGTGCTTCACGAGGGGATAATCCTAGGCCTCTAACGAATCCACTACTACCGCAAAGCCCAAGGCCTGTGCAAGAGACACTTCCTGATTCCCCCATACCGACTACTTTGCCTCTTTCATTCTCTGCTGATGAGCAAAATGTCGAAGCCGTTATGGAAATTGATAATCCTAGGCCTCTAATGAGTCCACTACTACCGCAAAGCCCAAGGTCTGTGCAAGAGACACTTCCTGATTCCCCCATACCGATTACTTCGCCTCTTTCCTTCTCTCCTGACGAGCAAAATATCGAAGCTGTTATGGAAGTGGTAGAAAAACGCTTTGAACATGGTAAAGATGAGTGGGAGAAAAAAGAGAATCGCAAAGAGGCGAATGATTTTTTGCGGGAGACTTTTGATTTGGTCGAAGAGTGGATTGAACATGCTCCGGCTAATTTTGAGAGGTCCCTTGCTTACGCTCGGCTTATAGATGATTGGGATATGCCTCAGAAGGCTTACGAGATCTATTCGGCGATTGTAGAGAGAAATCCTGATAATTTAGCGATCAGAAAGGAAGCCATTAACTTTTTGGGAAAACGAGCTTTTATTAAAGACTTGCTTTCCCATTTAGAAGCGTTTTTAGCACTTGAGCCAAATGATAGTGATATGCGGTTCCATTATGGCGAACTCTTGTACAAAGAATACGAAATTGAAAAGGCTGCAGAGCAGTGTAAACAACTGCTGGCATCAAATGCAGACGATGTAGCGGCCCTCTTCTTACATGCAAGATGCTTGGGGAGAATGGATGCCCCACTTCAAGCTTGCAGCGAGCTCGAAAAAGCGATCGCTCTTGCCCCTGAAAACAGCGCACTCAGGTTCGAATATGCAACAATTCTAGAGCAGCAAGATTCTCCAGAAGCGAAAGAACAGTATGAAAAGGCATTGGAGTTAGCACCTCTCAATGTAGACATTCGAGATAGTTATTTGCATTTATTGAGAGGGCTAAATCTTAGCGCTGAAATTATTCGAGTTTGTGAAGAAGGATTCCAGCTACCTATTGATTCCGGAAATTTTGAAGGAATTTATTGCACGGCCTTGAATGAGCAAGGAGAGGTTGAAAAACTTCGACGCTATTGCCAGCAGCGCTTAAATGAAGAGCCTGGAGCTTGTGCTATTCGCACCATTTACGCTCAAGTGTTATTAGAACAAGATGAAGAAGAAGAGGCTGCTCAGCAGTTTTCTATGATTTTGGAGCATGAGCCCAATGATATGGGCGCATTAAGTGCTTATTACGAACTATTGATGAGCTTGGGTGAGGGTGGGAAAATCAGTTTATATCATCAAAAGCGAGTGGAAGATGGAGTGAATAGTATTGATGGGCAGCTTGTTTATGCCTGTTCATTAATAAGCCTCGAAGAATTTGAGGCGGCTGAAGTTCAGCTTCGCGATCTTTTAGGGAAAATTTCACCCAATAGCTATCAGAGAAGATCTATTGAGAATCAATATTTTGAAGTATTAAAAGACTTAGGACGAAGCGAGATAATTG
Coding sequences within it:
- a CDS encoding acyl-CoA thioesterase, whose product is MSQAFQQDVFIPFHYVDAAGIAFFGHAFTLAHQTFEAFVVEALHCPWQHWFHHPERIVPIKNTQASYFAPLLAGQACQIRLRIEELRTSSFCTHYDFFQNERHCCTVKMVHVFCDRLKQQKIPIPSELLTTLKTILHE
- the ubiE gene encoding bifunctional demethylmenaquinone methyltransferase/2-methoxy-6-polyprenyl-1,4-benzoquinol methylase UbiE yields the protein MPTYNKNRPQTIQAMFNSIAKRYDRTNAVLSFYLHKRWNNELVKRVQSQQTSHSLLDLCAGTGDIAFAYLRQTSAPCQAYLVDFSSEMLACAKAKAEVFDHASHSIDYVQADVQRLPFSNQTIDCATMAYGIRNVHHPLQCLQEVFRVLKPGGCLGILELTRPQNKLLHLGHQVYLRTLLPLLGKWLTANEDAYQYLRQSIHTFVSPDGLEDLVREAGFSKTGRYALAGGIATIITGYKPMKTH
- a CDS encoding carbonic anhydrase codes for the protein MKWRYLLWTALINLFTIIQVNSILADNVQVSNAQQNVDSQAQTMLNQALNFARGHREFKDVFFKEHEQEFVRLVEEGQDPHTLFIGCSDSRMVPDLILGTRPGDLFVVRTAGNFVPPYDEKGDDGVSATIQYALEVLNVKHIIVCGHSHCGAIKGLFQTIDPTTLGILKRWLQFGEEAKQMALKVAKPGTPEKDLYSIAEQISVIYQLEHILTFPGVKKRVDDGSLVLHGWYYKIETGEVTYYDPEAYQFKPLSNLKRQKQAASLSQARK
- a CDS encoding DUF3604 domain-containing protein, whose amino-acid sequence is MRRSICYCDPTFASAGEARTWKFIYTPSVTLPKGARIKFDLQSKGREIDWQIPSVNLKKPGGVIYAIMENGKVLQANEVEVPDSFTPLYEFTLPNALEAGEHLSIILGAKEGEQGKKNATIRTQTTAQRRKPFLLYVDPTGKGHYDDPEMFSMDIRGGELANIRILTPSFVAKNKRFDVVVRFEDEFGNLTNNAPEDTLIELSHEHLRENLNWKLFVPETGFIALPNLYFNEAGVYTIQLLNSHTKQIFRSSPIRCFSENNRHLFWGLLHGESDRFDSTENIESCMRHFRDDKAFNYYAVSPFESQEETSNDAWKMMTQNISDFDEDERFTTFLGFQWSGESKSEGTRVFVYAKENKPLLRKKDLKSNTLKKIHKSYSPKELISIPSFTMGKGFEYNFENFDPDYERVVEIYNAWGSSEMTKKEGNTRPIASSGSSGVQETTEGSIQKALQRNCRFGFVAGGLDDRGIYADLYESEQEQYSPGLTAIIAPTHSREALAEALYQRSCYATTGERMIVGLYLAGVSMGKEISTAEKPGLAVNRHLSGYVAGTTKLKTVEIIRNGKVLKLYEPDQYHFEFTYDDLTPLEKVCIDAKDKKPPFVYYYLRVTQEDGHIAWSSPIWVDYIPLSSLPKSQSKRSVPKIAPKKVLIEDDFDEDEDDFDDFDEDDE
- a CDS encoding tetratricopeptide repeat protein; this encodes MTIRFYDHDEVTYTQHFAARNPNKEVKEKEHNGRIYRKLGTTQEARSILWSIGQVFKGISCGVIAVMTLPLSLCCRPSNSHSCFKAFLKSIEQAWRREETVNVYVLRAFGRQPFFQELAERESASRGDNPRPLTNPLLPQSPRPVQETLPDSPIPTTLPLSFSADEQNVEAVMEIDNPRPLMSPLLPQSPRSVQETLPDSPIPITSPLSFSPDEQNIEAVMEVVEKRFEHGKDEWEKKENRKEANDFLRETFDLVEEWIEHAPANFERSLAYARLIDDWDMPQKAYEIYSAIVERNPDNLAIRKEAINFLGKRAFIKDLLSHLEAFLALEPNDSDMRFHYGELLYKEYEIEKAAEQCKQLLASNADDVAALFLHARCLGRMDAPLQACSELEKAIALAPENSALRFEYATILEQQDSPEAKEQYEKALELAPLNVDIRDSYLHLLRGLNLSAEIIRVCEEGFQLPIDSGNFEGIYCTALNEQGEVEKLRRYCQQRLNEEPGACAIRTIYAQVLLEQDEEEEAAQQFSMILEHEPNDMGALSAYYELLMSLGEGGKISLYHQKRVEDGVNSIDGQLVYACSLISLEEFEAAEVQLRDLLGKISPNSYQRRSIENQYFEVLKDLGRSEIIEQSIQSIIQQNPNDFKGHEQLADFWNEQQRLDKAIEVVEAFLARFPDSLGARRKLMELLEQAGEFEKLRECYEMHLNLAPSDVYLRRKYGDLLARLNRHEEAAEQYRQALECNFSDYYLMTYVALLKRINKAGEIPLFYEKALGQNVNNHEMRSSYAKYLAGEGKFAEAAEQYEMLLETGTGSAIRVEFARVLIELNRQEEAVEQYKQVLNSTPARFYSYDEYFKLLNDLNRIEEVEIGYSILIESKQEHVRESYALWLKGQNRLAEAAEQFREVLKSDPLYFNHKPYLEVLEALNQFDEIDQFFQQKIQNSEEPLDARMNYANYLREHNRFDEEEVQLKLCVEADLKSYYARGQYIDLLRERGKIDQIDRFYLEAIEKSKESDENFKFELLYDYIKFLSQEGKPEEAARWCLRVAESHPMTEWVWNLMCDLFAELGRLPDLDGYYRKALNKNSGNLAARLGYIHYLRLEKRKGEAELQCKESLRIDPSAVSVRKSYVNFLSREGRYADAIQQCEEGLKQDPNSRAGALENLRPDYASVLVEAGFKDKAAEQYRILIDQGYSYYQWNLDRLEK